The genome window GACCCAGGTCTTAAGCTGGTAGTAAGCTCGTTGAGCTAAAGCCTGTATTGTGGGGGTCAGTACCAGAACATGGGCTGGTCCAAGGCCTTGAAGTCGGgccagagggagaggtagggttTCCAGAAGGACTGGGGAGAAGTGTACTcagacagcagagacaggagCAGTGGCACCCAGCCAGAGGTGTTTTCAAGAGACGCCTTGgcttgagagaggagggacaaaGAAGTCACATCAACTTCTAGTCATGTAGCACATTTTCAAAAGATTGACGAGAGTTCTATACAATAAGTTAAGTAAAGAAAATTAAGCATTCAAACACTTAACATAACATGCAAgggcacacacaaagacaacaggGATTACATGCACATACAGTCTTATAAGATAGGGAAGAAATGGGCAAGATATCACTGATTATCTGTTCCTATCCATCCCTTATGAatatgtgaaagagagagataaagacacagAATAGCAGCAAAACACATACTGGTTGGTGAATTACTCACCTTCCTCCAGGACAGCAGATACTTTGGTGGTGCTCTGGTTGAGAAGGGCAGATCTAGGAATGGAGAAGAgcacctccccttcctctatGTCCTCCTTCGCTAGCATTCCATACTCGGATACTGTACCCTCCTTACTTACATACACCTGGAGGACAAAACATCTGTTATTGCCTAATTTAAGTTGAATGGCTAAGTTAATTCCTGGGTGTTTCGAATTGCTCAATCAAATATCGATGCCCATTGACTACCTTGCTGCTTAGAGTCAGTCCGACTTGGTCACACCACCGCAGAAAGACTTGGAGAGGTTTGACCTCAAACCCGTCAGTAGCTGAGCTGTCATCAACCTGCGAGATCACGGCAACATCATCTTCATTATCAGTATCAACCACACAACAAGACTACAGTTATTAATTACACACAGTCTTGcaagcagggctctcaagtctcacgcattcgccgtgagactcacgcatttcagaCATTCCCCACGCTCTCACGGGCTCTCAAAACTTGAGAGCTCTGCTTGCAAGTGTAGGACATGGCTACATAGTTCTCGGCATACGGACGTCGTCTTAACTTATTTTCTAGTTTGTAGACACAGTTCATTTTAGAAACCGCGCTGTTCGCTTAGCTAACTGCTAGCGGTTAGCTACCTTTTCCAGATATTTGGCCATGCTAACTTTATGCAGTTCTCACCTTGAGTCTTTTAGCATCTGTTGCCATTCTGTCCAAGACACAACAATTTAGAAATCAATCAAGCTCTATATTTCAGTTATTTAATATAATACAGTGACAATCATAAAATCATTTGTTGTTGACATGTGTTGAGCTTGTATTAATTTCCGCCAGACACGTGGGTTGTATGTCGCATCTCTGACGTGAAGTCGCAGAAGCGTTTGTCACAGTTTATTCGATCAAGAAAAACTATTAAGGGGAATAACCGGATTAACCCATATATTGTCATGAACTTCCGTTTTATATTTGGTTACATCCATATTTGGTTACATCCATTTACAAATTGTGTGGAAAAGGACTATTGGAAAGTAAAAATGTTGAATAGTTGTTCCCTGACCACACATCTTCTGAATAAAAGTAGCCTAATTTGCTAAGAATGTATGTTTAATTATGTGGTagtgtatatattatataaaaatattaaatTGGGACTTTGAGGTTAGCCTATGTTAAATGGCACGAGCTCATGCTGCAGGCAACATGTGGTTAAAAAAGATCAGAAAACAGGCTCAATTTAACCTTTCATCCACATTGCAGGTGGGCGAGGCCACAGCCATTGAAAAAGATGGCTCTGGGCGAGGCTACCTGAATAGTCGATGAAGTTTTACGCTACCTAGCTGGATAACACTTAAATAGATTACCAAGTCATGAAAGTGCTACATACACAATAGGAAATTGATAACATTTCGTAAAACAACGAATTAAAGATAAACTCCTTTCACTCATTGAAAAATTGCCATCTTCATGTTAACTTCTGACCCCACATATTATCAGCAAGGCCAAACCTATAACATAGGTTAGGGTTCAGTTCAAAAATACTATTTTTATCAGTTGGACTGCTCATAAATTCTCTGGATTTCCCCAGTGTAGTCAATCAATATAGAAAGAAAGACTTGATGAAAGAGCACAGAAGAAGACGTGTTAGTGTTTATACGAATCCTTGTACATCAAAGTATTTGTCATTATGAGAGTTTCAACACGGTACACAATAAAGACAACACTCCCAAGCCTCCAGGGCCGTAATCTAGACAACAGGCTGTCTGTGTCTTCAGCCTTCCTGGCAATTTCGTATCCGGACATTTATGTTGTAGGGTTTAGGTGCCTGAGTGACTCCGAACACTGGGGTGAAGTCTGGCTCGCCTGCGTCCTCTGGCCAGACAAACTGGAATCGTCTCAGCAGGGTCACCAAGATGAGGAAGAGCTCCATACGAGCCAGACCCTCACCCAGACACATACGAGGTCCTGGAAGATTAAACGCTGGCATTACAATGACATCTTTCTCCCACCTAGCTGTCCATATAAAATACAAGTAATCCTGTAAGTAATCTAAATGATGAACAAGATCAAGCGTGATTTAGAACCCAATACCTCCGAATCAACTTTCAATACCACTGTTCTGAAATGAGATTATGTAAAAATAAGATTAGCGTGACCTCTCACCGACAGAGAAAGGCATGAAGGACTCAtttttctgtatctctccctgGTCGTTGAGGAAGTTCTCAGGGTTGAACTCATTAGGAAACTTCCACTGGCCCACCTCATTGAGCACAGAGGACAGGTTGGGGATGACCAGAGTCCCCTGGAAGGACAGAATAATTTGAGAAACCGAtattgtgttttagtagggaagAAGGGTCAAGGAAGGATGTATGAGTTAGGGCTTTGTCTGAAAGGGACCAGGGTGGGACTGGTAGAGGAATCCTGAGGGCTAAACTATCTACTGTGTAAACCTTTTTTACGTGTCAAAATTCCCTACTGCAAAGTAATTGTTTTCTGTTGGTAAATGTTGGCAGTGTGACTGTATCCCTATCCCCTCTTCTGAATGAAACCTGTTTTGGTGCCTGGACCCTGACCTTGGGAATGCTGTACCCCATCAGCTCTGTGTCCCTAGTGGTGCAGTGGAACACACTGAGGGGCAAAGTACTGGCGTAGCGCTGTGACTCCTGGATCACAGCCTGCATGTAGGGCATCTTGTGTCTGTCCTCGAAGCTGACCTGGGTCCTACCCTCCAGGACTGTGTCTATCTCCTGCTGACAGCGCTCTGTGGATGAGGACAGGGAAACAACCACTGAGGAACACTGTCATGGCAATAAAGGTgtgatgcagacagacagacagagaggccagCAAATAGAGaaacaaaaagacagagagacacacagataggCTGGCAGACTGACCCTGCACCTCTGGGTGTGTCATGAGGTAAAGGATGGTGCTGCGAATAGTGTTAGAGGTGGTGTCCGTCCCAGCAAACAGCAGGTCCAGCAGAAGAGTGATCATCTGGTCGTCATCAAACAGTGAACTGTCGTCATCTCTCTAACCAAACAAAGAACAGGGGAAAACAAGGCTGCTTTTGTCACCCAAGTCCTCATGAATAGAACTGCCCTCCAAGCCTCTTTACGTCATGATTTTTCAAGTGGGCATGGTCTTTGTCATCAGACCACTTCTGCAACGCCCTACCCTCTTGTCCATCTGGTCGAGGTAGCAGTCGATGACGTCTCTGGGCTGCAGCGGGACGCGGGTGGCCCTGTGTTTCTGGATGATCTCCAAGACATGGAGCTTGACGGTGTTGTAGTCTCTCAGAGCTCGCTGGAAAGGCAGGGGGAGACTCCTCAGTAGTGGCATGGTGTCATagatctgtgtgagagagaaagtgagagagaagaatTTATATAGAGACATATATATTTGTTCAAACTGATTGGTGAACTTGTTGGCCAGCGACATCTACAGATCCTTCCGTACCATGCCCCAGGGGCCGTTGGCTATCTTGGAGTTCTCTGCCATCATCCTGATCATGGCCTGGAAGAACTGGTGATCGTACTCGTAGCGCACCCCGAACATGATGGAGCAGATGATGTCACAGGCGGCGTTGTGGAAAAGTGTCTGAGGGTCCACGGACTTCCCTGGCAACATAGAACAGGTCAAGGTTCATTGTATATAACAACCTTGTCTGAATGTTATCTATTTACAATTTGATTTCATTTTCTATAGGAGACCTGGAAGGAATTTTATAAAACAATGCTCCATTGTACAAAAAACTGCACTACACAGTTCAAACAGTGTCACATGACCTACCCACGCTTTCCTCAAGCAGAGCACTAACATACTCAGTCTCTCCCAGAATCCTCTCCTCCATGGAATGCTTGCCCAGGCCGAAGTTCCTGAGGGTCATCAGAGCGAAGCGCCGGTGTTCTCTCCAGCTGGGTCCGTAGTCCGCCATGATGACACCTGGAGAGACGTACATTCATGCTGAGTCAAGTGTGTCGATGATGGAAAACGTGAAATAACGATAGAACAGAAAGGACATAAAACGTATTTCGCACTGCCTCCTTTGTTAATACTACCCAGGAGTATCTCCGTACCTTTTCCCTGGGTGAGGTGGTTGAGGAGGAGGCCATGGGGGCGTCCAGCAAAGTCCACAGCCTTGCTGACCAGCGCTGCTCTCGTGGCCTGAGTCCCAGTCAAGATGACCGCTGGTCTTCCTCCGAAGTACAGGCTAAACACCTTCCCATAGCGTTCCGACagctggggaggaagagaaacatgAGTTGCTGTATCAAGTATATTTGATGCACTCCTAACAATGTTTGTGTTCAAATGTTTTACAGGTTAATATTTTGTGACCATAACGATGATAATGAATAATAATTATGAACAAAAGAATATTAGGTTGACACTGCCTTTTATCATGTTACTTTTGTACTACGTTGTGTAATAGGGACAATGCCTGCCTGTACAAACGGAGACACGTACAAGAAGAAACCCTCCAGTTACACAATGAGCCCAGGGCA of Osmerus mordax isolate fOsmMor3 chromosome 4, fOsmMor3.pri, whole genome shotgun sequence contains these proteins:
- the LOC136941496 gene encoding cytochrome P450 2F2-like, with product MLGTLVLLWLSVCLLFYLLRTHRAKNFPPGPQPIPIFGNLLQLNLENPIVDLNRLSERYGKVFSLYFGGRPAVILTGTQATRAALVSKAVDFAGRPHGLLLNHLTQGKGVIMADYGPSWREHRRFALMTLRNFGLGKHSMEERILGETEYVSALLEESVGKSVDPQTLFHNAACDIICSIMFGVRYEYDHQFFQAMIRMMAENSKIANGPWGMIYDTMPLLRSLPLPFQRALRDYNTVKLHVLEIIQKHRATRVPLQPRDVIDCYLDQMDKRRDDDSSLFDDDQMITLLLDLLFAGTDTTSNTIRSTILYLMTHPEVQERCQQEIDTVLEGRTQVSFEDRHKMPYMQAVIQESQRYASTLPLSVFHCTTRDTELMGYSIPKGTLVIPNLSSVLNEVGQWKFPNEFNPENFLNDQGEIQKNESFMPFSVGPRMCLGEGLARMELFLILVTLLRRFQFVWPEDAGEPDFTPVFGVTQAPKPYNINVRIRNCQEG